One genomic region from Aliarcobacter cryaerophilus ATCC 43158 encodes:
- a CDS encoding DUF4357 domain-containing protein, translating to MRKSKQKQALNQILYGSPGTGKTYNTINKAIEIIENRFIEDNEKREDLKTKFEEYKKSGQIEFITFHQSFSYEEFVEGIKAIPAGKDGNENGEDMIYDVVDGIFKKLSNKAKIDFFENNSIKKNITKRKFILNAKALNIQAEMIEDDENNFRVLKGSKVRKGEAESFKNYNYSSLKNKVLETAKYIEQDEFYILEEDFAFQSMSAASSVILGRQSNGYNDWKEVLDDNLPIKDKKNIKNYILIIDEINRGNISKIFGELITLIEPSKRVGADEEIKLKLPYSADDFGVPLNLYIIGTMNTADRSIALMDTALRRRFHFEEMMPNSSLLENLVVDGIKIDKLLEKINERVEYLYDRDHTIGHAYFMSLQNLETAKDKKAELENIFRNKIIPLLQEYFYDDWEKVRLVLGDGFVEKIEVKSDIFDEELRNDSEYLEEEKFIYNIKKEFDFTKFKD from the coding sequence ATGCGAAAATCTAAACAAAAACAAGCACTAAACCAAATATTATATGGAAGTCCAGGGACTGGAAAAACTTATAATACTATAAACAAAGCTATTGAAATTATTGAAAATAGATTTATAGAAGATAATGAAAAAAGAGAAGATTTAAAAACAAAGTTTGAAGAGTATAAAAAATCTGGACAGATAGAGTTTATAACATTTCATCAAAGTTTTTCTTATGAAGAGTTTGTAGAGGGAATAAAAGCAATTCCAGCTGGAAAAGATGGAAATGAAAATGGCGAAGATATGATTTATGATGTTGTCGATGGAATTTTTAAAAAGTTATCAAATAAAGCGAAAATAGATTTCTTTGAAAACAATTCAATAAAAAAAAATATAACTAAAAGAAAATTTATTTTAAATGCAAAAGCTTTAAATATTCAAGCTGAAATGATTGAAGATGATGAAAATAATTTTAGAGTTTTGAAAGGTTCAAAAGTAAGAAAAGGAGAAGCAGAATCATTTAAAAATTATAATTATAGTTCTTTAAAAAATAAAGTATTAGAAACTGCAAAATATATTGAACAAGATGAGTTTTATATTTTAGAAGAAGATTTTGCATTTCAAAGCATGAGTGCTGCCTCTTCTGTAATTTTAGGAAGACAATCTAATGGTTATAATGATTGGAAAGAAGTCTTAGATGATAACTTACCAATAAAAGACAAAAAAAATATAAAAAACTACATTCTAATAATAGATGAAATAAACAGAGGAAATATCTCAAAAATATTTGGAGAGCTTATAACTTTAATTGAGCCATCAAAAAGAGTAGGAGCAGATGAAGAGATTAAATTAAAACTTCCATATAGTGCAGATGATTTTGGAGTACCTTTAAATTTATACATAATTGGCACTATGAACACAGCTGATAGAAGTATCGCTTTAATGGATACGGCACTTAGAAGAAGATTTCATTTTGAGGAGATGATGCCAAATTCTAGTTTGCTTGAAAATTTAGTAGTTGATGGAATAAAAATAGATAAACTTCTTGAAAAAATAAATGAAAGAGTAGAGTATTTATACGACAGAGACCACACTATAGGTCATGCTTATTTTATGAGTTTACAAAATTTAGAAACAGCAAAAGATAAAAAAGCTGAACTAGAAAATATCTTTAGAAATAAAATAATTCCACTTTTACAAGAGTATTTTTATGATGATTGGGAAAAAGTAAGATTAGTTTTAGGAGATGGGTTTGTGGAGAAAATAGAAGTAAAATCAGATATTTTTGATGAAGAATTAAGAAATGATAGTGAATATTTAGAAGAAGAGAAATTTATTTATAACATAAAAAAAGAGTTTGATTTTACAAAATTTAAAGACTAA
- a CDS encoding MFS transporter, producing MTKQLFPLALGGLAIGTTEFIIMGLLPDVAKDLGVSIPIAGHLISAYAFGVVVGAPILVALSSKFPPKNILIVYMILFTLFNALSIVAPDYNTLLMSRFLAGLPHGAFFGVGTIVAIKLSKKGKEAQAVSSMFTGLTLAILLLVPLLTYVGHNTSYKWAFLIVSFLGIFTILALIKFMPKLKSLKTVTFKEELEFFLTFKAWHIILIVSIGFGGLFAWFSYIAPLLINVSKFSPSSISYLMLVAGVGMVVGNILGGYLADKKDPIKVAIYLLSFMVIFLILVFLLSENKILSIVLTFVCGVFAMSVGTPINMVMVKSAKSSEMLGAAFMQAAFNVANSLGALFGGIPLLYGLGFEYPALVGAFMAFLGLLLCILYYTKYSKEKI from the coding sequence ATGACAAAACAATTATTTCCTCTTGCTTTAGGTGGTTTAGCCATTGGAACAACTGAATTTATTATTATGGGGCTTTTACCAGATGTTGCAAAAGATTTAGGAGTTTCTATTCCAATTGCTGGACATTTAATATCTGCTTATGCTTTTGGTGTTGTAGTTGGAGCTCCAATTTTAGTAGCTTTGAGTTCAAAATTTCCACCAAAAAATATTTTAATAGTTTATATGATTTTATTTACTTTATTTAATGCCTTATCAATCGTGGCTCCTGATTACAATACTCTTTTAATGTCAAGATTTCTAGCAGGACTTCCTCATGGTGCATTTTTTGGAGTTGGAACAATTGTTGCCATTAAACTTTCAAAAAAAGGAAAAGAAGCTCAAGCCGTATCTTCTATGTTTACAGGGCTTACATTAGCAATTTTACTATTGGTACCACTTTTAACATACGTAGGACACAACACCAGTTACAAATGGGCTTTTTTAATTGTTTCTTTTTTAGGTATATTTACTATTTTAGCTTTAATTAAATTTATGCCAAAACTAAAATCACTTAAAACAGTAACTTTTAAAGAAGAACTTGAGTTTTTTCTAACTTTTAAAGCTTGGCATATTATTTTAATAGTTTCTATTGGATTTGGAGGACTTTTTGCATGGTTTAGCTATATTGCACCACTTTTAATAAATGTTTCTAAATTTTCACCTAGCTCAATCTCTTATTTGATGCTTGTTGCTGGAGTTGGAATGGTTGTTGGAAATATTTTAGGTGGATATTTAGCAGATAAAAAAGACCCAATAAAAGTAGCTATATATCTCTTAAGCTTTATGGTGATTTTTTTAATATTGGTATTTTTATTATCTGAAAATAAGATTTTATCTATTGTTTTAACTTTTGTTTGTGGTGTTTTTGCCATGAGTGTTGGAACTCCAATAAATATGGTAATGGTTAAAAGTGCAAAAAGCTCTGAAATGCTAGGAGCTGCATTTATGCAAGCTGCTTTTAATGTAGCAAACTCTTTAGGAGCCCTGTTTGGTGGAATACCACTTTTGTATGGATTAGGTTTTGAATATCCTGCACTAGTTGGTGCTTTTATGGCATTTTTGGGACTTTTACTATGTATACTTTATTATACAAAATATTCAAAAGAGAAGATATAG
- a CDS encoding FtsB family cell division protein, producing the protein MLIVIFSLLATIYFAYHWVNLLFGDNSIQVYSSLKHKKEYLEDEISRLQKENAYLQKEYFELKNLEPEE; encoded by the coding sequence ATGTTAATAGTGATTTTTTCACTATTGGCTACTATTTATTTTGCTTATCATTGGGTAAATCTTCTTTTTGGAGATAATTCAATACAAGTTTATAGCTCTTTAAAGCATAAAAAAGAGTATTTAGAAGATGAAATTTCGAGATTGCAAAAAGAGAATGCTTATTTACAAAAAGAGTATTTTGAATTAAAAAATTTGGAGCCAGAAGAATGA
- the eno gene encoding phosphopyruvate hydratase — protein MVFIDNVYADEVMDSRGNPTVRATVILSDGTKSSAIVPSGASTGKREALELRDADNRFLGKGVLKAVENVNTQIADELIGQSPFNQAEIDAIMKELDGTSNYSNLGANAVLGVSMATARAAAASLNIPLYRYLGGANAMTMPVPMFNIINGGEHANNSVDFQEYMIMPTGIENFNEGLRAVAEIYQHLKKIIDGMGESTAVGDEGGFAPNLKSNEEPISVIMEAIEKAGYKAGKQISIALDVAASELINSSGKYVLKGENRELTSVQLVDYYADLCSKYPIVSIEDGLSEDDWDGWKILTEKLGNKVQLVGDDLFVTNASIVAEGIKKGIANAVLIKPNQIGTISETMQTIRLAQRNNYNCIMSHRSGESEDAFIADFAVALNCGQIKTGSTARSDRIAKYNRLLEIGTEIGYSEYLGKEPFSKK, from the coding sequence GTGGTATTTATTGATAATGTTTATGCTGATGAAGTTATGGATTCAAGAGGAAATCCTACAGTAAGAGCAACAGTTATTTTGAGTGATGGTACAAAGTCTAGTGCAATAGTTCCTAGTGGAGCAAGTACTGGTAAAAGAGAAGCACTTGAGTTAAGAGATGCTGATAACAGGTTTTTAGGAAAAGGTGTTTTAAAAGCAGTAGAAAATGTAAATACACAAATTGCAGATGAGCTAATAGGTCAAAGTCCTTTTAATCAAGCTGAGATAGATGCAATTATGAAAGAATTAGATGGTACAAGTAACTATTCAAATCTTGGTGCAAATGCAGTTCTAGGTGTATCAATGGCAACAGCAAGAGCAGCAGCAGCTTCACTTAATATTCCATTATATAGATATTTAGGAGGAGCAAATGCTATGACTATGCCTGTTCCTATGTTTAATATCATAAATGGTGGAGAGCATGCGAATAACTCTGTAGATTTTCAAGAGTATATGATTATGCCAACAGGAATTGAAAACTTTAATGAAGGCTTAAGAGCAGTTGCAGAAATTTACCAGCATCTTAAAAAAATAATTGATGGTATGGGTGAAAGTACAGCAGTTGGTGATGAAGGTGGATTTGCACCAAATTTAAAATCAAATGAAGAGCCAATATCTGTTATCATGGAAGCTATAGAAAAAGCTGGTTATAAGGCTGGAAAGCAGATATCTATTGCTCTTGATGTTGCTGCTAGTGAGTTAATAAATAGTTCAGGAAAATATGTATTAAAAGGGGAGAATAGAGAGTTAACTTCAGTTCAACTTGTAGATTATTATGCTGATTTATGCTCAAAATATCCTATTGTTTCTATTGAAGATGGTTTAAGTGAAGACGATTGGGATGGATGGAAAATTTTAACTGAAAAGTTAGGAAATAAAGTTCAGCTTGTTGGTGATGATTTATTTGTAACAAATGCAAGTATAGTTGCTGAGGGTATAAAAAAAGGCATTGCAAATGCAGTTTTAATCAAACCAAATCAAATTGGAACTATAAGTGAAACTATGCAAACTATAAGATTGGCTCAAAGAAACAATTATAACTGTATAATGAGTCATAGAAGTGGAGAGAGTGAAGATGCATTTATTGCTGATTTTGCTGTTGCTTTAAATTGTGGACAGATAAAAACAGGAAGTACAGCAAGAAGTGATAGAATTGCAAAATATAACAGACTTCTTGAAATTGGAACAGAGATTGGTTATAGCGAATATTTAGGAAAAGAGCCTTTTTCTAAAAAATAA
- a CDS encoding AMIN domain-containing protein: protein MKKVILGIAIIFCVTLSGRDNPFAKYEEETGRMYELNETPKTLEEIQEAQYIQKVQNQMNTQNEPVSSAPKTNTQKAPEKTYTKKELEAIVQKANKQNEQKTKEIVKKELANVKKDPEQVIYVKPRADVDSDKISTTVNPNSNSLKQKNILPFLKIESSDNELIIRSEHKMFKKFSIDKENKLAFDYKAKVSFNTKKELLSGNNFKNITVGNHQKGGYYRVAVELGSKVAKYSVDVKDQEIVIKLK, encoded by the coding sequence ATGAAAAAAGTAATTTTAGGAATAGCTATAATATTTTGTGTAACACTTAGTGGTAGAGATAACCCATTTGCAAAATACGAAGAAGAGACAGGAAGAATGTATGAGTTAAATGAAACTCCAAAAACTCTTGAAGAGATTCAAGAAGCACAGTATATTCAAAAAGTACAAAATCAAATGAATACTCAAAATGAACCAGTTTCATCTGCACCAAAAACTAATACACAAAAAGCACCAGAAAAAACATATACTAAAAAAGAGCTAGAAGCTATTGTACAAAAAGCAAATAAACAAAATGAACAAAAAACTAAAGAGATTGTTAAAAAAGAGCTTGCAAATGTAAAAAAAGATCCAGAACAAGTAATTTATGTAAAACCTAGAGCTGATGTAGATAGTGATAAAATAAGTACTACAGTAAATCCTAATTCAAATTCATTAAAACAAAAAAATATTTTGCCATTTTTAAAGATTGAAAGTAGTGATAATGAGTTGATTATTCGAAGCGAACATAAAATGTTTAAAAAGTTTTCTATAGACAAAGAAAATAAATTAGCTTTTGATTATAAAGCAAAAGTAAGTTTTAATACAAAAAAAGAGCTTTTGTCAGGAAATAATTTTAAAAATATAACAGTTGGGAATCATCAAAAAGGTGGTTATTATAGAGTTGCTGTTGAACTTGGTTCTAAAGTAGCAAAGTATAGTGTTGATGTTAAAGACCAAGAGATTGTAATTAAATTAAAATAG
- a CDS encoding McrC family protein, with protein sequence MKKELILKEFEYLQYKNDTKDNFIKKDTFDSLEKFILENEQTAQYLKITTKKGFGKVLQTQNYVGLIQTKDGTIIEILPKIKNVTKEKSKDILIKMLKTLKNSPFKNLSVANLKSSKMPLLEIFISMFLEELAALVRNGIKSDYISKEENLKFLKGKLKISEQIKYNTIHKERFFVQYEEFMSNRVENRLIKTTLQYLYKKSKLNKNQQRIREFLFVFDDIKVSQNIKSDFSNLKLNRQMKDYEQVLLWCKTFLFENSFSPYKGNDVAFALLFDMNLLFESFVYSYLKKSSNFQYIKSQDRTHHLAYENGSGRFRLKPDIVINGGEIIADTKWKILNEEKSYNGVSQDDMYQLYAYGTKYENCQKMYLIYPFDELFIKNSYNYFKDKELKLDILFFDVDKKMFVGKNIEA encoded by the coding sequence ATGAAAAAAGAGTTGATTTTAAAAGAGTTTGAATATCTTCAATATAAAAATGATACAAAAGATAATTTTATAAAAAAAGATACTTTTGACTCTTTAGAAAAATTTATATTAGAAAATGAACAAACAGCACAATATTTAAAAATAACTACAAAAAAAGGTTTTGGTAAAGTTTTACAAACTCAAAATTATGTAGGACTAATACAAACAAAAGATGGAACTATAATAGAGATTTTGCCAAAAATTAAAAATGTAACAAAAGAAAAATCAAAAGATATTTTAATAAAAATGTTAAAAACTCTAAAAAATTCTCCATTTAAAAATCTTAGTGTTGCAAATTTAAAATCTTCAAAAATGCCACTTCTTGAGATTTTTATCTCAATGTTTTTAGAAGAGTTGGCCGCATTAGTTAGAAATGGAATAAAAAGTGATTACATAAGCAAAGAAGAGAATCTAAAATTTTTAAAAGGTAAACTAAAAATTTCTGAACAAATAAAATATAACACAATTCACAAAGAGAGATTTTTTGTTCAATACGAAGAGTTTATGAGCAATAGAGTTGAAAATAGGCTTATTAAAACTACTCTTCAATATTTGTATAAAAAATCAAAATTAAATAAAAATCAACAAAGAATTAGAGAATTTTTATTTGTTTTTGATGATATAAAAGTTTCACAAAATATAAAATCAGATTTTTCAAATTTAAAATTAAATAGACAAATGAAAGATTATGAGCAAGTTTTATTGTGGTGTAAAACTTTTTTATTTGAAAACTCATTTTCTCCATATAAGGGGAATGATGTAGCTTTTGCACTTTTATTTGATATGAATTTACTTTTTGAAAGTTTTGTTTATAGTTATTTAAAGAAGAGTTCAAATTTTCAATATATTAAATCACAAGATAGAACTCATCACTTAGCTTATGAAAATGGAAGTGGAAGATTTAGACTAAAACCTGATATTGTAATAAATGGTGGAGAGATTATAGCAGATACAAAATGGAAAATCTTAAATGAAGAAAAATCTTACAATGGAGTTTCACAAGATGATATGTATCAACTTTATGCTTATGGTACAAAATATGAAAATTGTCAAAAAATGTATCTAATTTATCCTTTTGATGAATTATTTATAAAAAATTCATACAACTATTTCAAAGATAAAGAGCTAAAACTAGATATTTTATTTTTTGATGTAGATAAAAAAATGTTTGTAGGAAAAAATATAGAGGCTTAA
- the bioD gene encoding dethiobiotin synthase, giving the protein MKINPKDYIGKTIFITATNTNVGKTFASEVFLKYFAKQGLKVGYFKPIETGVINNYPLDGMKMFELVKELNPNFLKLTINDIVPYQFTLPASPYVAKGNTFLDIDFLIEKKEYLQTFCDVLIIEGAGGLFVPIKKDLFMIDFIKELRVKTFLITSSKLGSINDTLLSHEALKNRQIDFDFFINLYEDKDSFEEISKPFLKDYFGELKFLQDYII; this is encoded by the coding sequence ATGAAGATTAACCCAAAAGATTATATAGGAAAAACAATATTTATAACTGCAACAAATACAAATGTAGGTAAAACATTTGCTAGTGAAGTTTTTTTAAAATATTTTGCAAAACAAGGGTTAAAAGTTGGATATTTTAAACCAATTGAAACAGGGGTTATAAATAACTATCCGCTTGATGGTATGAAAATGTTTGAACTTGTAAAAGAACTAAATCCTAATTTTTTGAAACTAACTATAAATGATATTGTGCCTTATCAATTTACTCTTCCTGCTTCTCCTTATGTTGCAAAAGGAAACACTTTTTTAGATATTGATTTTTTAATAGAGAAAAAAGAGTATTTACAAACTTTTTGTGATGTTTTGATAATTGAAGGAGCTGGTGGATTATTTGTACCTATTAAAAAAGATTTATTTATGATTGATTTTATAAAAGAGCTAAGAGTTAAAACTTTTTTAATAACTTCTTCAAAATTAGGAAGTATAAATGATACTTTACTCTCACATGAAGCCTTAAAAAATAGACAAATAGATTTTGACTTTTTTATAAATTTGTATGAAGATAAAGATAGTTTTGAAGAGATTTCAAAGCCATTTTTAAAAGATTATTTTGGTGAATTGAAGTTTTTACAAGATTATATAATATAG
- the clpA gene encoding ATP-dependent Clp protease ATP-binding subunit ClpA produces the protein MISKDLRHIFAQAINYAKANKHEYLTLEHIFLMLINNSTIEDMFFDLGVDTKILFDDLKTYIEANTPKFKDDIKDDPIETIALSSTIEYMVAHTQSSGKTKANVEDMFVAILKDEKAYSTYLLKKLGIQRVDILEEISHKMDDENFEQKDEQSDKNEKVLEQNSSELVSIAKKSKIDPVIGRDKELERVIEILGRRKKNNPLLVGEPGVGKTAIAEGLALKIANNEIPDFLKDSKIFSLDMGSMLAGTKYRGDFEKKLKSLLKEISKIPKAILFIDEIHTIVGAGSVGGSAMDASNILKPLLANGSIKCIGATTFSEFRNDFAKDKALSRRFAKVDIDEPSIEDSILILEGLKTKYEEFHGVKYSKSSIISAVELSKKYIQDRFLPDCAIDVIDEVGASKKIELSKTLKTKNEANITIVSKDVEDVVSKMAHIPARSATKSDLSLLKNLEKNMQKRVFGQDKAINSIVQAIKINKAGLGIDKKPIGSFLFTGPTGVGKTEVAKELALQMGIHFERFDMSEYMEAHAVSRLIGAPAGYVGFEQGGLLTEAIRKHPHTVLLLDEIEKAHPDLMSILLQVMDNAELTDNSGNKADFQNVVLIMTSNLGVSEANVMGFAKNDKLNENRAINKFFAPEFRNRLDCVVSFDSLSLDIVSKVAGKFIDDLEKQLENKKIQIEISKKAKDELAKLGYDKTMGARPLNRVISEKIKKPLTDEILFGKLKKGGVVKIDFKDDFVFIYE, from the coding sequence ATGATAAGTAAAGATTTAAGGCATATTTTTGCACAAGCAATAAACTATGCAAAAGCAAATAAGCATGAATATTTAACACTAGAGCATATTTTTTTAATGCTAATAAACAATTCAACAATAGAAGATATGTTTTTTGATTTAGGTGTTGATACAAAGATTTTATTTGATGATTTAAAAACATATATAGAAGCAAATACCCCAAAATTTAAGGATGATATAAAAGACGATCCAATAGAAACAATAGCTTTATCGTCAACTATTGAGTATATGGTAGCACATACTCAAAGTAGCGGAAAAACAAAAGCCAATGTTGAAGATATGTTTGTAGCAATTTTAAAAGATGAAAAAGCATACTCTACATATTTATTAAAAAAATTGGGAATTCAAAGAGTAGATATTTTAGAGGAGATTTCTCACAAAATGGATGATGAAAATTTTGAGCAAAAAGATGAACAAAGTGATAAAAATGAAAAAGTTTTAGAGCAAAATTCAAGTGAGCTTGTAAGTATCGCAAAAAAATCTAAAATAGACCCAGTTATTGGAAGAGATAAAGAGTTAGAGAGAGTTATTGAGATTTTAGGAAGAAGAAAGAAAAATAATCCACTTTTAGTTGGAGAACCAGGAGTTGGAAAAACTGCAATTGCAGAAGGTTTAGCTTTAAAAATAGCAAATAATGAAATACCAGATTTTTTAAAAGACTCTAAAATATTCTCACTAGACATGGGATCTATGCTAGCTGGAACAAAATATAGAGGAGATTTTGAAAAAAAACTAAAATCACTTTTAAAAGAGATATCAAAAATTCCAAAAGCAATACTATTTATAGATGAAATTCATACAATTGTAGGAGCTGGAAGCGTTGGTGGAAGTGCTATGGATGCTTCAAATATATTAAAACCACTTTTGGCAAATGGTAGTATAAAATGTATTGGAGCTACTACTTTTTCAGAGTTTAGAAATGATTTTGCAAAAGATAAAGCTCTTAGTAGAAGATTTGCAAAAGTTGATATAGATGAACCAAGTATTGAAGACTCTATTTTGATTTTAGAAGGGTTAAAAACAAAATATGAAGAGTTTCATGGTGTTAAATATTCAAAAAGTTCAATTATAAGTGCAGTAGAACTTAGTAAAAAATATATTCAAGATAGGTTTTTACCAGACTGCGCAATTGATGTAATAGATGAGGTAGGTGCTTCAAAAAAAATTGAGTTATCAAAAACTTTAAAAACAAAAAATGAAGCAAATATCACAATAGTTTCAAAAGATGTAGAAGATGTTGTTTCAAAAATGGCACATATTCCAGCAAGAAGTGCTACAAAATCAGATTTATCACTACTTAAAAACTTAGAAAAAAATATGCAAAAAAGAGTTTTTGGACAAGATAAGGCTATAAATTCAATAGTTCAAGCAATAAAAATAAACAAAGCTGGATTGGGAATTGATAAAAAACCAATAGGAAGTTTTCTTTTTACAGGACCAACAGGAGTTGGGAAAACAGAAGTAGCTAAGGAATTGGCACTTCAAATGGGAATTCATTTTGAAAGATTTGATATGAGTGAATATATGGAAGCTCATGCAGTTTCAAGACTAATTGGAGCACCAGCTGGGTATGTTGGTTTTGAGCAAGGTGGACTTTTGACTGAAGCTATTAGAAAACATCCTCACACAGTTTTGCTTTTAGATGAGATTGAAAAGGCACATCCAGATTTGATGTCAATTTTACTTCAAGTTATGGACAATGCAGAATTAACAGACAATAGTGGAAATAAAGCAGATTTTCAAAATGTTGTTTTGATAATGACTTCAAATTTGGGAGTATCTGAAGCAAATGTTATGGGATTTGCTAAAAATGATAAATTAAATGAAAATAGGGCAATAAATAAGTTTTTTGCACCAGAATTTAGAAATAGACTTGATTGTGTTGTTAGTTTTGATAGTTTAAGTTTGGATATTGTTTCAAAAGTTGCAGGAAAGTTTATAGATGATTTAGAAAAACAGCTTGAAAACAAGAAAATACAAATAGAAATTAGTAAAAAAGCAAAAGATGAATTAGCAAAACTTGGTTACGACAAAACAATGGGAGCAAGACCTCTAAATAGGGTAATTTCTGAAAAAATAAAAAAACCTTTAACAGATGAGATTTTGTTTGGAAAACTTAAAAAAGGTGGAGTAGTTAAAATTGATTTCAAAGATGATTTTGTTTTTATTTATGAATAA
- a CDS encoding HpcH/HpaI aldolase/citrate lyase family protein, which yields MMTSAIDLSKLTAKDDLTPVLGGYWPGIQIYYPPIKFNPLDGSYESIEQAKLRLQKHAYNTRAHTVLFDLEDGCRQKAMSRELLIQELPKFPEKDFQIAIRINPFRTEEYEEDLKMLKQIHQYIDVIVLAKAGEVYGSAEIRDLSSWLISIGSNLTIQPIVEHPKSLQIADRLMEYSTVKHIVFGIHDFSKAMAYKITPKGWIDELETYFDMLTLEARIKGKGVIGGVEVMLTPHSLPSNCVEKKDIRRWLDLHGDEASKYVYSHALRESSMGLTGKQVITPNHINICKVAFTPSPNEIAKDVSILKAALEADALLSGAIRYEGEMLDPPMFGKSLQNILRAYALKSLTKEDELFALSVLNKMPLHTFKENWPYGQL from the coding sequence ATGATGACTTCTGCGATAGATTTATCAAAACTTACAGCAAAAGATGATTTAACTCCAGTTCTTGGTGGTTATTGGCCAGGGATTCAAATTTATTATCCCCCTATAAAGTTTAACCCGCTAGATGGTTCTTATGAGAGTATAGAACAAGCGAAATTAAGACTTCAAAAACACGCTTATAATACAAGAGCACATACAGTTTTATTTGACTTAGAAGATGGATGTAGACAAAAAGCTATGAGTAGAGAGCTTTTAATTCAAGAGTTACCAAAATTTCCTGAAAAAGATTTTCAAATAGCTATTAGAATAAATCCATTTAGAACTGAAGAGTATGAAGAGGATTTAAAAATGCTTAAACAAATTCATCAATATATTGATGTAATAGTTTTAGCAAAAGCTGGAGAAGTTTATGGAAGTGCTGAAATTAGAGATTTATCTTCTTGGTTAATCTCTATTGGAAGTAATCTTACAATTCAACCAATCGTTGAGCATCCAAAATCACTTCAAATAGCTGATAGATTAATGGAGTATTCAACTGTAAAACATATAGTATTTGGAATTCACGATTTTTCAAAAGCTATGGCATATAAAATCACTCCAAAAGGTTGGATTGACGAGCTTGAAACTTACTTTGATATGCTAACTTTAGAAGCTAGAATTAAAGGAAAAGGTGTAATTGGTGGAGTTGAAGTTATGCTTACACCACACTCATTACCAAGTAATTGTGTTGAAAAAAAAGATATTAGAAGATGGTTAGATTTACATGGAGATGAAGCTAGTAAATATGTTTACTCTCATGCTTTAAGAGAGAGTTCTATGGGACTTACTGGAAAACAAGTAATTACTCCAAACCATATAAATATCTGTAAAGTTGCATTTACACCATCACCAAATGAGATTGCAAAAGATGTTTCTATCTTAAAAGCAGCTCTTGAAGCAGATGCTCTTTTAAGTGGTGCAATTAGATATGAAGGTGAAATGCTTGATCCTCCAATGTTTGGTAAATCTTTACAAAATATTTTAAGAG
- a CDS encoding ATP-dependent Clp protease adaptor ClpS: MSNEIEIELNEDLEVEEPKKYNVFLLNDDYSTMDFVIDILVKVFRKNQNEAEAIMLEVHNNQKGLCGVYSFEIASTKVAQVKSLAREKGFPLKAIMEEE, encoded by the coding sequence GTGAGTAATGAGATAGAAATTGAATTAAACGAAGATTTAGAAGTAGAAGAGCCAAAGAAGTACAATGTTTTTTTATTAAATGATGACTATTCTACTATGGATTTTGTAATAGATATTTTGGTAAAAGTATTTAGAAAAAATCAAAATGAAGCAGAAGCAATAATGCTAGAAGTTCACAATAATCAAAAAGGTCTTTGTGGAGTTTATAGTTTTGAGATTGCTTCTACAAAAGTTGCACAAGTAAAAAGCCTAGCAAGAGAAAAAGGGTTTCCCTTAAAAGCCATAATGGAAGAAGAGTAA
- a CDS encoding c-type cytochrome, producing the protein MKKGIAIVATSLLLFVGCTEDKKETQEQTAPKQEVTQNVEEKAKEVKTEVKVEEKKAEEPKVANETASNELNAEALFKTCASCHGLKGEKEALGKSQVITGWDKNRVIKALNGYKDGSYGGVMKNLMKTHVETKTPEQIEVLADYISKL; encoded by the coding sequence ATGAAAAAAGGCATTGCAATTGTAGCAACTTCACTATTACTATTTGTTGGTTGTACAGAAGACAAAAAAGAGACACAAGAACAAACAGCACCAAAGCAAGAAGTTACTCAAAATGTTGAAGAAAAAGCTAAAGAAGTTAAAACAGAAGTAAAAGTTGAAGAAAAAAAAGCTGAAGAGCCAAAAGTAGCAAATGAAACTGCTTCAAATGAGTTAAATGCTGAGGCTTTATTTAAAACATGTGCATCATGTCATGGCTTAAAAGGTGAAAAAGAAGCTTTAGGAAAATCTCAAGTAATTACAGGTTGGGATAAGAATAGAGTTATAAAAGCTTTAAATGGTTATAAAGATGGAAGTTACGGTGGAGTTATGAAAAATCTTATGAAAACTCACGTTGAAACAAAAACTCCAGAACAAATTGAAGTTTTAGCAGATTATATTTCAAAACTTTAA